The following coding sequences are from one Hyalangium gracile window:
- a CDS encoding lysophospholipid acyltransferase family protein, with amino-acid sequence MSRASGLPLATWLAAFRVLRLWHRYEVVGIETLLRPGAKLIVAYHGRPLALDQCMLTVSLYERLGYLPHGIIHGFFGQNRLLKWGVDGLGFVTGDGPGIEQAVARGEHILVQPGGTKEGCRSFRHRYEVDWGERLGYLRLAIRHGLPIVPVAADGVDDVYIGLNDGYALGRRLRVPAGIPVWLGIGATGVWPLSLSIPVKITQLVGEPIERHLNGGIDPSDRAALLELNQEVRGAVQSLMDRARGRKEAA; translated from the coding sequence ATGAGCCGGGCGAGCGGGCTTCCCCTGGCGACCTGGCTGGCGGCGTTCCGGGTGCTGCGCCTCTGGCACCGCTACGAGGTCGTCGGAATCGAGACCCTGCTGAGGCCCGGGGCGAAGCTGATCGTCGCCTACCATGGGCGGCCCCTGGCGCTCGACCAGTGCATGCTCACCGTGAGTCTCTACGAGCGGCTGGGCTATCTGCCGCACGGCATCATCCACGGCTTCTTCGGCCAGAACCGGCTGCTGAAGTGGGGGGTGGATGGCCTGGGCTTCGTCACCGGGGATGGGCCCGGCATCGAGCAGGCGGTGGCGCGCGGCGAGCACATCCTCGTCCAGCCGGGCGGGACGAAAGAGGGCTGCCGCAGCTTCCGCCACCGCTACGAGGTCGACTGGGGCGAGCGGCTCGGGTACCTGCGCCTGGCCATCCGCCATGGCCTGCCCATCGTCCCGGTGGCGGCGGATGGCGTGGATGATGTCTACATCGGCCTCAATGATGGCTATGCGCTCGGCCGGCGCCTCCGGGTGCCCGCCGGGATTCCGGTGTGGCTGGGGATCGGCGCGACGGGGGTGTGGCCGCTCTCGCTGTCCATCCCGGTGAAGATCACCCAGCTCGTCGGAGAGCCCATCGAGCGCCACCTGAACGGAGGGATCGATCCCTCGGACCGGGCCGCGCTGCTGGAGCTGAACCAGGAGGTTCGGGGCGCCGTCCAGTCGCTCATGGATCGCGCCAGGGGCCGCAAGGAGGCCGCATGA
- a CDS encoding protoglobin domain-containing protein: MAETLFEELKRYVGFGPEDEQFLLALHSVARGHFARVAEVFYARILEHEGARTALEGGESQVGHLKGTLQIWMDQLLRGPWDEAYFELRCRIGRMHVRIALPQHYMFGAMNVLRQEFNALIDEHYRERPQELGAVRRALSKILDLELAIMLHTYREDLLAQQARNERLSTFGQLVGSIGHELRNPLGVIETSLFILKGRLASVDERVVKHLDRIGEQVVIANRIVSDLLDMIRDRPLKHEPVRLAEVWQSAVSAVQHPPGVTVSQRGLEQLPQLTGDPNQLRQVFLNLLENAVQALGETGTVELTATTAPGFVELIFEDSGPGVSESIRRRLFEPLMTTKARGIGLGLPLVRRILERHGGTIAYAPRSEPGAGARFLLRLPLNPQGEPRATLPAAR; encoded by the coding sequence ATGGCGGAAACCTTGTTCGAGGAGCTCAAGAGATACGTGGGCTTCGGGCCCGAGGACGAGCAGTTCCTGCTCGCCCTTCACTCGGTGGCGCGCGGGCACTTCGCTCGCGTCGCCGAGGTGTTCTACGCCCGCATCCTCGAGCACGAGGGCGCCCGCACGGCGCTCGAGGGCGGGGAGAGCCAGGTGGGCCACCTCAAGGGCACGCTGCAGATCTGGATGGATCAGCTGCTGCGGGGCCCGTGGGACGAGGCGTACTTCGAGCTGCGCTGCCGCATCGGGCGCATGCACGTGCGCATCGCGCTGCCCCAGCACTACATGTTCGGCGCGATGAACGTGCTGCGGCAGGAGTTCAACGCCCTCATCGACGAGCACTACCGCGAGCGGCCACAGGAGCTGGGCGCGGTGCGCCGGGCGCTGTCGAAGATCCTCGACCTGGAGCTGGCCATCATGCTGCACACCTACCGGGAGGATCTGCTGGCGCAGCAGGCGCGCAACGAGCGGCTGTCCACCTTCGGGCAGCTGGTGGGCTCCATCGGCCACGAGCTGCGCAATCCGCTCGGCGTCATCGAGACGTCGCTCTTCATCCTCAAGGGGCGGCTGGCGTCGGTGGACGAGCGCGTCGTCAAGCACCTGGACCGCATCGGCGAGCAGGTGGTGATCGCCAACCGGATCGTCTCGGATCTGCTGGACATGATCCGCGACAGGCCGCTCAAGCACGAGCCGGTGCGGCTGGCGGAGGTGTGGCAGAGCGCGGTCTCCGCCGTGCAGCATCCCCCGGGGGTGACCGTGAGCCAGCGAGGGCTGGAGCAGCTGCCCCAGCTGACGGGGGACCCCAACCAGCTGCGCCAGGTCTTCCTCAACCTGCTGGAGAACGCCGTCCAGGCGCTGGGAGAGACGGGGACGGTGGAGCTGACGGCCACGACGGCGCCCGGCTTCGTGGAGCTGATCTTCGAGGACTCGGGGCCCGGGGTGAGCGAGTCCATCCGGCGGCGCCTCTTCGAGCCGCTCATGACGACGAAGGCGCGGGGCATCGGCCTGGGCCTGCCCCTGGTCCGGCGCATCCTGGAGCGCCACGGAGGGACGATCGCCTACGCGCCCCGCTCCGAGCCGGGCGCGGGCGCACGCTTCTTGCTCCGACTACCGCTCAATCCTCAGGGAGAGCCGCGTGCGACACTACCTGCTGCTCGATGA
- a CDS encoding 3-oxoacyl-ACP synthase III family protein, with the protein MIPVRILGTAGVLPGRAVTTEELARKLGRDPAKVAERTGIRTRYWVEPGTRMRDVGVQALRGALEAAKLAPTDLRRILFVTSTGGDATTPATASMIAGALGLTNTCDAFDINNACMGFVSAFDVAARSVATGLGPVGIVAVEFTSRGLEPGNARPYLVCGDAAAAAVLGTARPNEGVLGVSLSNNGTLPPDTGFGQPLLTGQMEKIQFYASRGDIFQIALDALGSATHAVLKQANLSLADIQWVLPHQPNGALLDAIVDGLKIDRAKLIPMVRDVGSVASVAIPYSLDLLMRTRDVRPGDRILMVGVGAGVSQGALLYQVGG; encoded by the coding sequence ATGATCCCCGTGCGCATCCTGGGAACCGCCGGCGTGCTGCCGGGCAGGGCGGTGACGACGGAGGAGCTGGCCCGGAAGCTGGGCCGGGATCCGGCGAAGGTGGCGGAGCGGACGGGCATCCGGACGCGCTACTGGGTGGAGCCCGGCACCCGCATGCGGGACGTGGGGGTGCAGGCGCTGCGCGGCGCGCTCGAGGCGGCGAAGCTGGCGCCCACGGACCTGCGGCGCATCCTCTTCGTCACCTCCACCGGTGGAGACGCCACCACCCCCGCCACCGCGAGCATGATCGCGGGCGCGCTCGGGCTCACGAACACGTGCGACGCGTTCGACATCAACAACGCGTGCATGGGCTTCGTGTCCGCCTTCGATGTCGCCGCCCGCTCGGTGGCCACCGGGCTGGGGCCGGTCGGCATCGTCGCCGTGGAGTTCACCTCGCGGGGCCTGGAGCCGGGCAACGCGCGGCCCTACCTGGTCTGTGGTGATGCGGCGGCCGCCGCCGTGCTCGGGACCGCGCGCCCGAACGAGGGTGTGCTGGGCGTGTCGCTCTCCAACAACGGCACGCTGCCTCCGGACACCGGCTTCGGCCAGCCGTTGCTCACCGGCCAGATGGAGAAGATCCAGTTCTACGCCTCGCGCGGAGACATCTTCCAGATCGCGCTGGATGCCCTGGGCTCCGCCACCCACGCGGTGCTGAAGCAGGCGAACCTGTCGCTGGCGGACATCCAGTGGGTGCTGCCCCACCAGCCCAACGGCGCCCTGCTGGATGCCATCGTCGACGGGCTGAAGATCGACCGTGCGAAGCTCATCCCGATGGTCCGCGACGTGGGCAGCGTGGCCTCGGTGGCCATCCCATACAGCCTCGATCTGCTGATGAGGACCCGGGACGTGCGTCCGGGGGATCGCATCCTGATGGTCGGGGTGGGGGCGGGCGTCTCCCAGGGCGCGCTCCTCTATCAGGTGGGCGGATGA
- a CDS encoding ATP-binding protein, which yields MNAVAHGSSMGDPSSALFASAEVVGRRYQVLEVVGRGGMGTVYLARDRLAGVVALKRLHRSVDEIAEDATRSFGSKTAPPEIAIGLADEFKVLTSLHHPHVISVLDYGFDDQARPYYTMDLLKGAQTITEAGKHQSHEVRVGLLAQVLQALAYMHRWGVIHRDLKPANVLVVDGQVKVLDFGLAIARERLDGQGTVGTPGFVAPELFEGHPASAASDLFSLGMIAYRLFAAPAPGRPAGLPPGFEESPLGQVLRKLSAPDPGERYRGAEEALAALTEATGHQIVTETSATRESFLQGARFVGRERELHKLEDVLDQALHGRGSAWLVGGESGVGKSRLLDEVRTLALVRGAVAVRGQGVTGGGSPYQEWRSVLRWLVLLAEPNDFEAGVLRPLVEDLETLLGRAVPAMVELDPEMTQARLFAVVEDLFRRVPQPTVLILEDLHWAHGESLRLLARIASLARTLPLLILASFRDDERPELPTELPMMEVLRLPRLGESAIAVLTESMIGAAGRSPQIVEMLRRETEGNPFFLVEVVRALADETGQLARIGSAPLPAKVFPGGVKQIVQRRLARLPPSARELLQLAAVIGRRLDPKVLSRCAPTMRMDAFLSECASAAVLDFSEGQWRFAHDKLREGVIADLPARAEPLLHRQAAMAIEAVYPESPDWMVALAFHWGKAGDTAKEIHYAQKAGEQALAAYASREAIPHLERALALLAPTGADAQALAPEKRAQLAHLEALMADVYFQLGLLDKCRAHAESSLRYFGWSVPSSSVGWGTGVAGQLIQRFAQATVPEAFELGAHEKLEHRAEAGRMLLRLTDMFLFSQDMPRLLWSGLRMLNICEPLGPSPALARGYALMSLVASLPPTRPIAEIWLRRSQEMAEQVGSPIDVAYVLSRSAASGIGTARWHELESWGERSISIASSLGDYRQLEETCAVLTCANTCRGRYKRAIELAERMESSARRRGATQTQLWGPVMRIGPMMRMGRSMEAVLLASAELPRIEANVDVASKIVLYGTLALAWLRQENVEKARQLATQTLQVLQSIKPVTFFLYPGIIAMNEVHLTLWERSAPGSAEREQLMKEARAGIQILRTFALLLPFARSFSWLCRGSEAWLSGRHAVARHAWQRALAEAEAHKMPFEEGRARYELGRHMDLQDPNRRTHLLKARGLFSELGMPDEIARVQAELDRG from the coding sequence ATGAACGCAGTCGCGCACGGGAGCAGCATGGGGGATCCGTCCTCGGCGCTCTTCGCAAGCGCCGAGGTGGTGGGCCGCCGCTACCAGGTCCTGGAGGTGGTGGGTCGAGGTGGAATGGGCACGGTCTACCTCGCCCGGGATCGGCTCGCCGGCGTCGTGGCCTTGAAGCGGCTGCACCGCTCGGTCGACGAGATCGCCGAGGACGCCACCCGCAGCTTCGGCTCCAAGACGGCGCCCCCGGAGATCGCCATCGGGCTGGCCGACGAGTTCAAGGTCCTCACCTCCCTGCACCACCCGCACGTCATCAGCGTGCTGGACTACGGGTTCGATGACCAGGCGCGCCCGTACTACACGATGGATCTGCTCAAGGGCGCGCAGACCATCACCGAGGCCGGCAAGCACCAGTCTCACGAGGTCCGGGTGGGCCTGCTCGCGCAGGTGCTCCAGGCGCTGGCCTACATGCACCGGTGGGGCGTCATCCACCGCGATCTCAAGCCGGCCAACGTGCTCGTCGTCGACGGGCAGGTGAAGGTGCTGGACTTCGGCCTGGCCATCGCCCGCGAGCGGCTCGATGGGCAGGGCACGGTGGGCACGCCGGGCTTCGTGGCGCCGGAGCTCTTCGAGGGCCACCCGGCCTCGGCCGCCTCGGATCTGTTCAGCCTGGGGATGATCGCCTACCGGCTGTTCGCCGCGCCGGCTCCCGGACGCCCCGCGGGCCTGCCCCCCGGCTTCGAGGAGAGCCCGCTCGGGCAGGTGCTGCGCAAGCTGAGCGCGCCCGACCCCGGCGAGCGCTACCGCGGCGCCGAGGAGGCCCTGGCGGCGCTGACGGAGGCGACCGGCCACCAGATCGTCACCGAGACGTCCGCCACGCGCGAGAGCTTCCTCCAGGGCGCGCGCTTCGTCGGCCGCGAGCGCGAGCTGCACAAGCTGGAGGACGTGCTCGATCAGGCGCTGCATGGCCGCGGCAGCGCGTGGCTGGTGGGCGGCGAGAGCGGCGTCGGCAAGTCCCGCCTGCTGGATGAGGTGCGCACGCTGGCCCTGGTGCGCGGCGCGGTGGCGGTGCGAGGCCAGGGCGTCACCGGCGGCGGCAGCCCGTACCAGGAGTGGCGCTCGGTGCTGCGCTGGCTGGTGCTGCTGGCCGAGCCGAACGACTTCGAGGCGGGCGTGCTCCGGCCGCTGGTGGAGGACCTCGAGACGCTGCTCGGACGCGCCGTGCCCGCCATGGTCGAGCTGGACCCGGAGATGACGCAGGCGCGCCTCTTCGCGGTGGTGGAGGATCTGTTCCGCCGCGTGCCGCAGCCCACGGTGCTCATCCTGGAGGATCTGCACTGGGCGCACGGCGAGTCGCTGCGCCTGCTGGCCCGCATCGCGTCCCTGGCCCGGACGCTGCCCCTGCTCATCCTCGCCAGCTTCCGCGACGACGAGCGCCCCGAGCTGCCCACCGAGCTGCCGATGATGGAGGTGCTCCGGCTGCCCCGGCTCGGAGAGAGCGCCATCGCCGTGCTCACCGAGTCGATGATCGGCGCGGCGGGCCGCTCGCCGCAGATCGTCGAGATGCTGCGGCGCGAGACGGAGGGCAACCCCTTCTTCCTCGTGGAGGTGGTGCGCGCGCTGGCGGACGAGACGGGGCAGCTGGCTCGGATCGGCAGCGCGCCGCTGCCCGCCAAGGTCTTCCCCGGCGGCGTGAAGCAGATCGTCCAGCGGCGGCTGGCCAGGCTCCCGCCGTCGGCGCGCGAGCTGCTCCAGCTGGCCGCGGTCATCGGGCGCAGGCTCGATCCGAAGGTGCTGAGCCGGTGCGCGCCCACCATGCGCATGGACGCCTTCCTGTCCGAGTGCGCGAGCGCCGCGGTGCTGGACTTCTCCGAGGGCCAGTGGCGCTTCGCGCACGACAAGCTGCGCGAGGGCGTGATCGCGGATCTGCCGGCCCGCGCCGAGCCGCTGCTGCACCGCCAGGCCGCGATGGCCATCGAGGCGGTGTACCCGGAGTCTCCGGACTGGATGGTGGCGCTCGCCTTCCACTGGGGCAAGGCCGGGGACACGGCGAAGGAGATCCACTACGCCCAGAAGGCCGGCGAGCAGGCCCTGGCGGCCTATGCCAGCCGCGAGGCCATTCCCCACCTGGAGCGGGCCCTGGCGCTGCTGGCGCCCACGGGGGCGGATGCCCAGGCCCTGGCGCCCGAGAAGCGCGCGCAGCTGGCGCACCTCGAGGCGCTGATGGCGGACGTCTACTTCCAGCTCGGGCTGCTGGACAAGTGCCGCGCGCACGCCGAGAGCTCCCTGCGGTACTTCGGCTGGAGCGTGCCCTCGTCCTCCGTGGGCTGGGGCACGGGCGTGGCGGGCCAGCTCATCCAGCGCTTCGCCCAGGCCACGGTGCCGGAGGCGTTCGAGCTGGGCGCGCACGAGAAGCTGGAGCACCGCGCGGAGGCGGGCCGCATGCTGCTGCGGCTCACGGACATGTTCCTCTTCTCCCAGGACATGCCGCGCCTGCTCTGGTCCGGGCTGCGCATGCTCAACATCTGCGAGCCGCTGGGCCCCTCCCCCGCCCTGGCGCGCGGCTATGCGCTGATGTCGCTGGTGGCCAGCCTGCCGCCCACGCGCCCCATCGCCGAGATCTGGCTGCGCCGCTCGCAGGAGATGGCCGAGCAGGTGGGCAGCCCCATCGACGTGGCCTACGTCCTGTCGCGCAGCGCGGCCAGCGGCATCGGCACCGCGCGCTGGCACGAGCTGGAGAGCTGGGGCGAGCGCTCCATCTCCATCGCCAGCAGCCTGGGCGACTACCGGCAGCTGGAGGAGACGTGCGCGGTACTCACGTGCGCGAACACCTGCCGCGGGCGCTACAAGCGCGCCATCGAGCTGGCCGAGCGGATGGAGAGCTCGGCGCGGCGGCGCGGCGCCACGCAGACCCAGCTCTGGGGCCCGGTGATGCGAATCGGGCCGATGATGCGCATGGGCCGCTCCATGGAGGCCGTCCTCCTGGCGTCCGCGGAGCTGCCTCGCATCGAGGCCAACGTGGACGTCGCGTCGAAGATCGTGCTCTACGGCACGCTCGCGCTGGCCTGGCTGCGCCAGGAGAACGTCGAGAAGGCGCGGCAGCTGGCCACGCAGACGCTCCAGGTGCTGCAGTCCATCAAGCCCGTCACCTTCTTCCTGTACCCGGGCATCATCGCGATGAACGAGGTGCACCTCACGCTCTGGGAGCGCTCCGCCCCGGGCTCCGCCGAGCGGGAGCAGCTGATGAAGGAGGCGCGGGCGGGCATCCAGATCCTGCGCACCTTCGCGCTGCTCCTGCCGTTCGCGCGCTCGTTCTCGTGGCTGTGCCGCGGCAGCGAGGCGTGGCTCTCCGGCCGTCACGCGGTGGCGCGCCATGCCTGGCAGCGGGCGCTGGCCGAGGCGGAGGCGCACAAGATGCCCTTCGAGGAAGGACGCGCCCGGTACGAGCTCGGACGGCACATGGATCTGCAGGATCCCAACCGGAGGACCCACCTGCTGAAGGCCCGAGGGCTCTTCTCCGAGCTGGGCATGCCGGACGAGATCGCCCGGGTGCAGGCGGAGCTGGACCGCGGCTGA
- a CDS encoding response regulator, translating to MRHYLLLDDNRAFAENIAEILRDMGDAATVVTDGAEALSRVRETRFDALLTDMKMPGMSGAVAVHHIRKVDPGIAVVVITAYPGENDLEAARNEGLLAVLPKPVPVQTLMGLLSSARRDGLVALVEDDSALADNLCEVLRARGFSCVTARSVMEADRLSMVKPFAALVDLRLPGGPDGEALRRLEGRFPDMPVFVITAYPEVALEQTPAGVFHKPFDTAALVAALERTYSAHRSAA from the coding sequence GTGCGACACTACCTGCTGCTCGATGACAACCGAGCCTTCGCGGAGAACATCGCCGAGATCCTCCGCGACATGGGCGACGCGGCCACGGTGGTGACCGATGGCGCCGAGGCGCTCTCGCGAGTGAGGGAGACGCGCTTCGACGCGCTGCTCACCGACATGAAGATGCCGGGCATGAGCGGCGCGGTCGCCGTGCACCACATCCGCAAGGTGGACCCGGGCATCGCCGTGGTGGTCATCACCGCGTACCCGGGAGAGAACGATCTGGAGGCGGCGCGCAACGAGGGGCTGCTGGCGGTGCTGCCCAAGCCGGTGCCGGTGCAGACGCTGATGGGGCTCTTGTCCTCGGCGCGCAGGGACGGGCTGGTGGCGCTGGTGGAGGACGACTCGGCGCTTGCGGACAACCTCTGCGAGGTGCTGCGCGCGCGGGGTTTCTCCTGCGTGACGGCGCGCTCGGTGATGGAGGCGGACCGGCTCTCCATGGTGAAGCCCTTCGCCGCGCTGGTGGACCTGCGCCTGCCCGGAGGCCCCGACGGCGAGGCGCTGCGCCGGCTGGAGGGCCGCTTCCCGGACATGCCCGTCTTCGTCATCACGGCCTACCCGGAGGTGGCGCTGGAGCAGACGCCCGCGGGAGTCTTCCACAAGCCTTTCGACACCGCGGCGCTCGTGGCCGCGCTGGAGCGGACGTACTCCGCGCACAGGTCCGCCGCATGA
- a CDS encoding SDR family oxidoreductase produces MSAGQWAVILGASSGTGAAIAVDVARSRGLDVFGVHRGRYLEQAQQVEQEVAATGRRILMHRGDAGTPEGAAQGADALLATAGPRSVKLFVHSLASASVGRFVSGGEDQLHPKQVERTFNAMAHSFIYWAQALVARDLLAPQARLLGLTNPLTESLLHNTGLITASKAALEIYVRHLAIELGPQGHRVNLLKFGTVMTPALKHVYSPEALERLETAHSQMNPAGRMCTVQEVARFVSLLLGDEVDWFNGATIDFTGGMTLRLLDLVLNPPG; encoded by the coding sequence ATGAGCGCCGGACAGTGGGCGGTCATCCTGGGGGCCTCCTCGGGGACGGGGGCGGCCATCGCGGTGGACGTGGCGCGCTCACGCGGGCTCGACGTGTTCGGCGTGCACCGGGGGCGCTACCTGGAGCAGGCCCAGCAGGTGGAGCAGGAGGTGGCCGCCACCGGCCGCCGCATCCTCATGCACCGGGGAGACGCGGGAACTCCCGAGGGCGCCGCCCAGGGCGCGGACGCCCTCCTGGCCACGGCGGGGCCTCGCTCCGTGAAGCTCTTCGTCCACTCGCTCGCCAGCGCCTCGGTGGGCCGCTTCGTCTCGGGAGGGGAGGACCAGCTCCACCCCAAGCAGGTGGAGCGCACCTTCAACGCCATGGCCCACTCGTTCATCTACTGGGCCCAGGCGCTGGTGGCGCGCGATCTGCTCGCGCCGCAGGCCCGCCTGCTGGGGCTGACCAACCCGCTCACCGAGTCGCTCCTCCACAACACGGGCCTCATCACCGCCTCCAAGGCCGCGCTGGAGATCTACGTGCGCCACCTGGCCATCGAGCTGGGGCCCCAGGGCCACCGGGTGAACCTGCTCAAGTTCGGCACGGTGATGACGCCGGCCCTCAAGCACGTCTACTCGCCGGAGGCGCTGGAGCGGCTGGAGACCGCCCACTCCCAGATGAACCCCGCCGGGCGGATGTGCACCGTCCAGGAGGTGGCCCGCTTCGTCTCGCTCCTGCTGGGAGACGAGGTGGACTGGTTCAACGGGGCCACCATCGACTTCACCGGCGGGATGACGCTGCGGCTGCTGGATCTCGTGCTCAACCCGCCGGGCTGA
- a CDS encoding sensor histidine kinase encodes MSPDVRRPRVLVVDDNAAFLDNLRELLGDAGYEVRIAESCRAAREHAKAGFDVALVDLRLPDGDGTALAAELKREMPESEVVLLTGFATLETAVAAVRAGACAYLMKPCAPQDLLLTLEQAMRQVRLQAEKRELARRAQVTERLAAVGTMTAGLSHEIRNPLNAAALQLSVLERRVRKLPDAQQGSLLEPLNLVRDEIRRLDHILEDFLQFARPRDFRPEPVEVEPLLRRVVDLLGGQAEARKVKLEVAGPVSVARVPGEEERLRQVLINLALNALDATPAGGEVRISAGEEARGVWVMVDDTGPGVPPAVRDRIFEPFFTTKAQGSGLGLSIVHSIVTQHGGTLEVGDAPGGGARFVLRLPKATPVPDSRVG; translated from the coding sequence ATGAGCCCCGATGTCCGTCGTCCGCGCGTCCTGGTGGTGGACGACAACGCGGCCTTCCTCGACAACCTGCGCGAGCTGCTGGGAGACGCGGGCTATGAGGTCCGCATCGCGGAGAGCTGCCGCGCCGCCCGCGAGCACGCGAAGGCCGGCTTCGACGTGGCGCTGGTGGACCTGCGCCTGCCGGACGGAGATGGCACCGCGCTGGCCGCCGAGCTGAAGCGCGAGATGCCCGAGTCCGAGGTGGTGCTGCTCACGGGCTTCGCCACGCTGGAGACGGCGGTGGCGGCGGTGCGCGCCGGGGCCTGCGCCTACCTGATGAAGCCGTGCGCGCCCCAGGATCTGCTGCTCACGCTGGAGCAGGCCATGCGGCAGGTGCGGCTGCAGGCGGAGAAGCGCGAGCTGGCGCGGAGGGCCCAGGTGACGGAGCGGTTGGCGGCGGTGGGGACGATGACGGCGGGCCTGTCCCACGAGATCCGCAACCCGCTCAACGCCGCGGCGCTGCAGCTCTCGGTGCTGGAGCGTCGCGTGCGCAAGCTGCCGGACGCCCAGCAGGGCAGCCTGCTCGAGCCGCTGAACCTGGTGCGTGACGAGATCCGCCGGCTGGACCACATCCTGGAGGACTTCCTCCAGTTCGCGCGGCCGCGCGACTTCCGTCCGGAGCCGGTGGAGGTGGAGCCGCTGCTGCGGCGGGTGGTGGATCTGCTCGGGGGCCAGGCCGAGGCGCGCAAGGTGAAGCTCGAGGTGGCGGGGCCCGTCAGCGTGGCCCGGGTGCCGGGGGAGGAGGAGCGCCTGCGGCAGGTGCTCATCAACCTGGCGCTCAACGCCCTGGATGCGACCCCGGCGGGCGGCGAGGTCCGCATCTCCGCGGGAGAGGAAGCCCGCGGCGTGTGGGTGATGGTGGATGACACGGGGCCGGGCGTTCCCCCGGCGGTGCGAGACCGCATCTTCGAGCCCTTCTTCACCACCAAGGCGCAGGGCTCGGGGCTGGGGCTCTCCATCGTGCACTCCATCGTGACGCAGCACGGCGGAACGCTGGAGGTGGGGGACGCGCCGGGTGGCGGAGCGCGCTTCGTGCTGCGGTTGCCGAAGGCCACGCCTGTCCCGGACTCACGGGTGGGGTAG